A genomic segment from Glycine soja cultivar W05 chromosome 18, ASM419377v2, whole genome shotgun sequence encodes:
- the LOC114396166 gene encoding glycosyl hydrolase 5 family protein-like yields the protein MGWSFPLSPLVTTITIVLLLCVTLQTKVVKAFPLYTQNRWIVDGNATRVKLACVNWVSHLEYMVAEGLGERPLDGIAKEIKSMGFNCVRLTWPIYLITNDSLATLTVRQSFNNLGLPQAISAVQVNNPSLIDLPLIKAYQDVVKGLGDKGLMVILDNHVSKPQWCCSNDDGNGFFGDQYFDPDLWIKGLTKMATLFKGVTNVVAMSLRNELRGPRQNANDWFKYMPKGAEAVHGANPDVLVIMSGLNYDLDLSFLRKQQVKLSFSRKLVFELHWYSFSDGDSWTTENPNQVCGKVTGRVMRSAGYLLEQGYPLVLSEFGWDLRGTNQNDNSYFNCLLPLAAQLDFDWAYWTLAGSYYLREGTVGLIEVYGILTQNTTLPTTTFLLQRISAIQLPYRGPGLSEVEAHKVIFHPLTGLCISGKLEPLKLGPCSNSEGWEYTAQKVLSVKGRNSTCLQAEGEGKEAKLGNECSVWEIVSDSKLHLSSKINNASDVCLDVDSNNNIVTNACKCLSGDKTCDPASQWFKLVDSTRKST from the exons ATGGGTTGGTCGTTTCCATTGAGCCCTCTAGTGACAACAATAACAATAGTGCTCCTCTTGTGTGTCACACTCCAAACTAAGGTAGTGAAAGCTTTTCCACTATACACTCAAAATCGGTGGATAGTTGATGGGAATGCGACAAGGGTGAAGCTAGCATGTGTGAATTGGGTGTCCCATTTGGAATACATGGTGGCCGAGGGCTTAGGTGAGAGACCTTTGGATGGGATAGCCAAGGAAATCAAATCCATGGGCTTCAACTGTGTTAGACTCACATGGCCTATTTACTTGATCACCAATGACTCTCTTGCTACTCTTACTGTCAGACAATCTTTCAACAATCTTGGCTTGCCTCAAGCCATCTCTGCTGTCCAAGTCAACAACCCCTCTCTCATTGATCTTCCCCTCATCAAAGCTTACCAG GACGTGGTGAAAGGGCTGGGAGACAAGGGTTTAATGGTGATTTTGGACAACCACGTATCAAAGCCGCAGTGGTGCTGCAGTAACGACGACGGAAATGGCTTCTTCGGGGACCAGTATTTCGATCCTGACCTCTGGATTAAGGGCCTTACCAAAATGGCCACCCTTTTCAAAGGAGTCACTAATGTCGTAGCCATGAGCTTGAGAAATGAGCTCCGAGGTCCCAGACAAAATGCCAATGATTGGTTCAA GTACATGCCAAAAGGAGCAGAGGCCGTGCATGGAGCAAATCCAGATGTTCTAGTCATTATGTCTGGCCTAAATTATGACCTAGACCTATCATTCCTCAGAAAGCAGCAAGTGAAACTGAGCTTCAGTAGAAAACTAGTATTCGAGTTGCACTGGTATAGCTTCAGTGACGGTGACTCATGGACAACAGAGAATCCAAACCAAGTGTGCGGGAAAGTGACAGGGAGAGTGATGAGAAGTGCAGGGTACTTGTTGGAGCAAGGATACCCATTGGTTTTGAGTGAGTTTGGGTGGGACTTGAGAGGCACAAACCAGAACGACAACAGCTACTTCAACTGCTTATTGCCCCTTGCAGCCCAGCTTGACTTTGATTGGGCCTATTGGACACTCGCTGGGAGTTATTACCTTAGAGAAGGAACTGTTGGATTAATCGAGGTTTATGGTATTCTCACTCAGAACACCACCCTCCCTACAACAACCTTCTTGTTGCAAAGGATCTCAGCTATTCAACTTCCTTATCGAG GGCCAGGGTTATCGGAAGTTGAAGCACACAAAGTGATTTTTCACCCATTGACAGGTCTTTGCATCTCGGGGAAGTTAGAGCCATTGAAGTTGGGACCCTGTTCTAATTCTGAGGGATGGGAATACACAGCCCAGAAGGTGCTATCAGTAAAGGGTAGAAATAGCACCTGTTTACAAgcagagggagaagggaaggaAGCAAAACTTGGAAATGAATGCTCAGTATGGGAAATAGTCTCTGATTCCAAGTTGCACCTCTCAAGTAAAATCAACAACGCTTCTGATGTGTGTCTGGATGTGGACTCCAACAACAACATTGTTACCAATGCATGCAAATGCCTGAGTGGTGATAAGACGTGTGACCCTGCAAGCCAATGGTTCAAACTTGTTGACAGCACCAGAAAGTCAACCTGA